The genomic region ATTGCATAAGAGTATCGAAGGAAAATAAGGGTTTTTGCCGAATATACATAGTGACTTCAACCTCCATTTGCTGGATTTGGATTGTTTTGTCACTTGATAAATTCGGCAATTCTGGGGGTGAAGTCCTTTTTATTGTCTTCAGAACCCTTGATTTATCTGGGCTGCAAAATATGAAAATCTCTCGTTTGTCTATATAATACATAAGTTTGCCAAATAAGTCAATTTTTAAAATAAGTCAAGCCTGCCCCTTGCGCTTTCAATCTCGCCCGCACCGCCCGCACGATTTCGCGGGCGAACGGCCCCAGGTCGTCGTCGGCGTAAGCCTTGAGAATGCCCGCGGCCACCTGGCGAACGGCGCTTTTGATAATCACCGGATCGGTTATACCTTTCAGGCGGAGCTGTTCTTCCAGCATGACGCCCGCTTCGAGGGCTTTTTCGCCGGCCACGGTATTGATATAAGTCACCAAGTCGGCTTTGCCGACCAACAGCGTCCCTACCGGTTCAAAAATTTGCCGCGCCAGCGGCACCAGTTCCGGCGGCCGCTCATTAATAATGATCACCGGATCCTGACCCAGAGCCATTTCCCCGGCATGGCCGACAAACTTGACGCCGATGCAGCGAATATGTTTGGCCGCCGTTTCCTCCAGCACGTGCTGTGCCACATTGGTGGCTATATTGATGGCATTGAGTTCTTTCTTGATGGTGTTAAATTCCTTAAGACAGCTGATGACCTCCCGGTCGGGCACCGCCAAAATAACCGTTCCCAGCTCGGCCAGTTCGCCCATCGCATCGACGGTTGCCACGCCGAGCTCGGCCCGTACGGCCTGCAGCCGCTCGGTGTTATGGTCAAACAGGCGCAGCTCCACATGCTTGGCCAATCTGGCGGCCAGTACCTTGCCCATCCTACCTACGCCGACTAACCCAATCCGCACGTTTCCACCACCTACGACAGCTTTTTTAACCTGGGTTTAACCACTGATGTTTAACCGTAGAGATATTCATGCCAATAAATCGGCATCGCAAACCCAGGAAAACTCGTATTGAACCGCGGAGAACACGGAGCGTGCGATATACATCGCACTTTAGATTTTTAAATAATTTCTCCGCGTCCTCAGCGGTTCAATATATAACCTTCCGCGACAACTGTCGCGCCGTAACCCTTCGCGTTCTTTGCGCACTTCGCGGTTTTTCCCTCCCCTACTCCGACGCTTTAATATATTCGGCAACACGCTTGCCGGTGATAGGGGCCAGGGCAATGCCGTCGCCTTCGTGCCCGGCGGCCATGATGAGCCCGGGAAGTTCGGGCAGCGGCCCGAGTAGCGGCAGCCCGGTGGGCGTATGCGGGCGGAGACCGGCAAACGAACGGATAATATTCACGCCGGCCAGGGCCGGCAAAATCCGGGCCACATGGCTGGCCACCGCGGCCAGCCCAGCAAGCGTTGTCCGGCGGTCAAAGCCGACGAACTCGCGCGTGCTGCCGATAAGCAGGCCGCCGGTGGCCGCCTGCTCCACCGCCAAGCCCACGCCCAGCCGGTGGTGGCGGCTTCTTTGGTCAAGATCCTGGGGCCGATATTTGGCCGTGAGATAACAGGCGCATAAGAGCACATGACTGATCATGGGCGGCAGCGGCTCGCTGACCAGGATCTGCCCGCGCCGCGGCGTGATGGGCAGGTCCACGCCGTGGGGCTTTACCAGCGCCGGCGCCCACACGCCGGCAGCGTTCACCACCACATCGGCGGACAATCGTTCCCCTTTGGCCGTGGCCACCCCGCGCACCCGTCCTTGCTCAACAATAAGTCCGGTTACTTCCACACCGGTGCGGATAGCCGCCCCCAGCCGCCGCGCCGCCTGACTGAAGCCCTGGGCCACCAGGATGGGATTGACCTGGGCATCAACCGGCGAATAGGTCGCCCCCCACAAATCGGCGGCTAAGAGCGGCTCACGCCGGCGGACCTCGCTAATCGGCAGCATCTCGACCGCCAAACCGGCTGCGCGCTGTTTGGCGACAACCTCGGCCATCAGGGCGGCCTGAATCTCGTCCTCAATGATAATCATGCCGCCGCAGGGTTTATATTCCAAATCATACTCAAGTTCTTCGCTCAGGGTGCGGTAAAGAGCGGCGCTTTCCAGCGCCAGCTCAAGATGCGGCCCGGGCGCTTTCGACTGCATGATGATAAAGCCGTCGCACGCCCCCGAAGTGCCGCCGGCGATCGTTTCCCGTTCCAGGAGCGTCACCTTGTGGCCCGCTTTGGCGGCATAATAAGCGCAGGCTGTGCCGATTACGCCGCCGCCAATCACGACAACATTTGCGCGGCTAGTCATCAGCCTCACCTCCCGTGAGCGCGCCGAGCGGCAGCGTCCGCACCGGCGGGCGCGTCGTCGCCGGCAGAATGTCGGCTACCGGTTGCCCCGTCTCTTCGGCAATGATGCGGCTGACCAGCCGCCGGCACGTCCGCCCCTGGCACAAGCCCATACCGGTGCGCGTGCGCAGTTTAACCGCCGCCACGGTGCGGGCGCCTTCCCGCACCGCCTGGCGCACTTCCTGCTCGGTCACTTCATTGCAGCGGCACACCAACACCTCGTCTGTTTCCATACGGCGCAAATTGCGCACATCATGCACATACGCCTTAGGCACGGCCAAAGTAATCACCGTTGTGCCGTCATGGCGGGGCGACCTGTCAACCTTCACCACCCGTCCCCGGCAAACCGGCGCGCCGCTCCGGTCAAGGCCGCGCACCTCTTCCCCCTCGGCCGGCAGCGGCAGATACTCGTAAGGCATGGTAATCAGGGCCTCGTCCAGGCCTCTAGCGGCATTGACCACAAAGATGGCCAGACCAGGACAGCGGCTGACGCACACGCCGCAGCCCTGGCATTTTTCCTGATCAAGAACCGGTACAGCGGTAATATCTTCGCCCACGGTTATCGCCCCGAACGGGCAGGCCTTCTCACAGGGGTTGCAAGGGATTTCCTGCACACA from Thermosinus carboxydivorans Nor1 harbors:
- a CDS encoding (2Fe-2S)-binding protein — its product is MDGVKYTGMLSADELKRVLPDPERLARGPVAVIECVQEIPCNPCEKACPFGAITVGEDITAVPVLDQEKCQGCGVCVSRCPGLAIFVVNAARGLDEALITMPYEYLPLPAEGEEVRGLDRSGAPVCRGRVVKVDRSPRHDGTTVITLAVPKAYVHDVRNLRRMETDEVLVCRCNEVTEQEVRQAVREGARTVAAVKLRTRTGMGLCQGRTCRRLVSRIIAEETGQPVADILPATTRPPVRTLPLGALTGGEADD
- a CDS encoding NAD(P)/FAD-dependent oxidoreductase; translated protein: MTSRANVVVIGGGVIGTACAYYAAKAGHKVTLLERETIAGGTSGACDGFIIMQSKAPGPHLELALESAALYRTLSEELEYDLEYKPCGGMIIIEDEIQAALMAEVVAKQRAAGLAVEMLPISEVRRREPLLAADLWGATYSPVDAQVNPILVAQGFSQAARRLGAAIRTGVEVTGLIVEQGRVRGVATAKGERLSADVVVNAAGVWAPALVKPHGVDLPITPRRGQILVSEPLPPMISHVLLCACYLTAKYRPQDLDQRSRHHRLGVGLAVEQAATGGLLIGSTREFVGFDRRTTLAGLAAVASHVARILPALAGVNIIRSFAGLRPHTPTGLPLLGPLPELPGLIMAAGHEGDGIALAPITGKRVAEYIKASE
- a CDS encoding NAD(P)-binding domain-containing protein, which encodes MRIGLVGVGRMGKVLAARLAKHVELRLFDHNTERLQAVRAELGVATVDAMGELAELGTVILAVPDREVISCLKEFNTIKKELNAINIATNVAQHVLEETAAKHIRCIGVKFVGHAGEMALGQDPVIIINERPPELVPLARQIFEPVGTLLVGKADLVTYINTVAGEKALEAGVMLEEQLRLKGITDPVIIKSAVRQVAAGILKAYADDDLGPFAREIVRAVRARLKAQGAGLTYFKN